The Mucilaginibacter gracilis genomic interval TTATGCTATGGCCAGCAAAGTAATTACGATGTGAACCTTATACCTAAAGAGTTACTGGCACACGCCAGCGCCGTAATACGAAACGACGAAACCATTGTTGATGTTAGGGACGTTAGAAGTGTGGTAACCCATTATAAAAAAGCGATTACTGTACTCAATAAAAACGGCGACGAAAAGGCCCGGTTGGTTGTAGAGCACGATAAAATTGACCAGATCAAATACATTAAAGGCACTGTTTATGATGACGCCGGCAGATTAATAGGTAAAATTGCTGAACGCGATTTTGAGGATCAAAATGCCGCCGACGGTTTTTCGCTTTTTAATGGCGACATGATAAAGCATTATAAACCGGCCATAGCCACCTATCCTTATACAATTGAATACGATTGCGAAAGAAATTCAAAACAATCGTTATTTTTAAACGATTGGCATACGGGGCAATCCATAGGCACTTCGGTAATGCATAGCAGCTACAAATTAACCTGCAAGCCCGATTTTAATATCCGTTACAAAGAGTTTAATTATCCCGGAAAGGTTGTTACTACCGAAGCGCAAGGCTTTCAAACTTACACCTGGGCCATTGATAACCTAAAGGCTTTACGTTACGAACCTTTTAGCCCGGATGAAGATAAACTGATAACATCGGTTAAAATGGCTCCCGAAAAGTTTTTTTATGATGGCGTGTCGGGCTCATTTACCAACTGGAACGAGTATGGTAAATGGATTTACGACAAGCTTTTGAAAGACCGCAGGCAACTACCGCCCGAAACCATCCAACACATTAAGGATTTAACCGCTAACGTTACCGATAGCAAACAGAAGGCAAAGCTTATTTACGAGTATATGCAGCAAAAAACGCGATATATTAGTGTGCAGATAGGCATTGGCGGCTATCAGCCATTTTCGGCAACGGATGTTGACCAATCGAGCTATGGCGATTGCAAGGCGCTTGTAAATTACACGCAAAGTTTGCTTAGTGTTGCCGGAATTGAATCGTACTATATATTGGTAAAGTCGGGCAACTTTAAAGCGAGTGCCCTGCCCGATTTTGCAAGCATGAACCAGTTTGACCACGTAATACTATGCCTGCCTTTTAAAAACGACACCACATGGTTAGAGTGTACAGAAAAACATATCCCCTTTGGTTATCTGGGAGACTTTACAGACGACCGTAACGTTGTAGCCTGCACCCCAGAAGGCGGCAAACTACTGCACACGCCTGTTTACAAAACAAACGACAATAAAAAAACCCGCAAAGCCACATTTATTTTAAGCCCCAGCGGCGAGTTAAGCGGCGAAATGACAACTAAATTTGAAGGCACGTTGTACGACGAGCGCGACGAGCTGGTGAATGAATCATACTCAGACCAGGTGAAAGCACTTAAAGAGATTTACCCCATAGAAAACCTTGATATTAAAGGCCTTGAACTAAAACAGGACAAGGCAATTAAGCCCGTTACTACCGAAACCATAAAACTAAGCGCGCGCGATTACATGGCGCAAAACGGAACGCGGTTTTTTATTACGCCTAACACCGCCAGCCGCAATATTAAACCTGTTAAAGATATATTAAACAGGGCCAACCCGGTATATGTAAACCGCGGTTACCGTGATGAAGATGAAATTATTTATACGCTGCCCGCCGGGTTTAAAGTATCAACAATAAACATGGCCGTTAATATTGACAAGCCCTTTGGCAGATACACCGTAAGCACTAAAGTTGAGGGCAATAAACTAATTTACAAACGTTTGTTACAATTAAACGATGGTACTTACAGCAAAGATGTTTACCCGGATATGGTTGATTTTTATCAATCTATTTACGATACAGATAATGCCACGCTAACTATGGAGAAAATGTAATTTAACCTTTAAAATAGCTTACAATGATAATGCCAAGCACTATGCCTACTACCATGATAACGTAAAGCAAAATTTCGTTACCGGCAAATTTTTTGTACTTGGTCCAGAAAGAGTAATCGGGTTTTTGGTCTGCCATACCGCAAATATAGGCAATTAGCACGCAGGCTCAATTGTTTTTATAAAGAGTGTCCATAAAATTTACATTGGGCACAAAACTATTGGGGCGTTGTTGCCGAAGCTATAACGGAACCACATCTCGAAAAATATTTGTAAGTATAAGGGTCGTGCAGTTTTATAATAATAACGCCCTTACTCGTACTTGCATGCACCACATAGTCGTTTTGCAAATACACGCCAACGTGGCTAAATTTTTTGCCATCGTAATCCCAAAATACAAGGTCGCCTTCTTGCAACTGATCCTCGTACTTGCGTTTAATAACGCCCACCTGCTGGCTGGTTACCCTTGGCAACGCCAGGCCGTAAACTTGCCTTTGCAATAGCTGCACAAAGCCCGAGCAATCAATACCACTTTTATCCTGCCCGCCAAAACGATAGGGCGTATTTAACCATTCGTCGATAAAAGCATATAAACGGCCATTGCTGATGCTACCTTTATCAACACCCATTATTACCGAGTATTTTGCCGCTATTGATTTATCGGCTTTCACCATTTCGCCGGGGTTACCCTTTAATACGGCCTTCCGCGAGTGGCAACCTGTTAAGCCAATAACCGCAGCAAAGCCCAGAATAATAAAATACCTACAGCTTTTTATATTCATACATTAAAAGTAGCGGTTATAGTTAAACGGTAATAACTGATTTTGTTAACATATCAACATTGTGCAGGAAGGAAGCGAAAATCAACGCGGGGCACAAAAAACAAGCCCAACCCATTTACAATTTTTTGTGTGGCTAATTTTATCACTGCCGTGCAAGGTAAGTTTCCGGTTTGGTTGTTTATTAAACTTTGTTTTCTTCAAAAAAGTAAATAACCAGCATAATGGCTTTTACGGTTCCAATATTTTGTGGTGTATGCGGAATGCGCCCGTCAAATAACATGGAATCACCTGCCTTAAACATTATTGTTTCGTTGCTAAAATGATAGGCTATTTCGCCCGATAAAAAATATTTAAATTCAAAAGCCTGCGTTTCAACAAATGGTCTTGAGGCATCTGTGTCCAGCTCCAGCAGTACAAAATCAACAGTTGAATGTTTAATATATTGAGTAAAAATTCGCTGATAATGGAACCCGTAGGCGTCTTCTTTCTCAAAATATTCATATTCTTCTTTACGCCTGATGATGATTGGGGTGTTCCCCGATCTGCTATGAATATCCTTAAAAAACTCATTAAGGTCGATATCCAACGAACGTATAATATCAATTAAAACAATTAACGAAGGTATGGTTCGGCTATTCTCTATCTGCGAGATCAATCCTTTACTCACGTTAGCCTTAACAGCTAATTCCTGTACGGTTATATTCTTTTCGCGTCTGCGCTCTTTAATTTTGTTACTGATCTGAAGCAATATATCTTCTTCCATACTGTGGAGTGCAATTAGGTGTGTGAAAGTATGATTTTTGATATGGCAGCACAAGTAAACATTTTGTTAAAATCTGTTAAATGTTATTTTTAGATAATCGTTTTCCATTTTAACATGCCTAAAACTTATTAAAATAACAATAAAACACATTTTATATTAACGGTAAAGTAATAATACTTGCCTTAATTTGACAAAATCAATATAATTATGACTTTACACGCTACAGCTATAGTTAACCATGTATTTGCATTATATGAATTACATGGTGATGATGACTACATCGGTGAACCAGTTTCGCAATTGGAGCACATGTCTCAGGCTGCTGCTTTGGCAGAAGCCGAAGGTTTTGAAGATGAGGTGATCTTAGCTGCTTTTTTTCACGACATTGGGCACCTTTGTGCAGCAGGCGGCGAAACGCTTAGTATGGACGGGTTTGGCAATGTTGATCACGAAAAAATAGGCGCCGATTATTTGCGCAAACAAGGTTTTTCGGAAAGAGTGGCCGCTTTGGTGGAGAGCCATGTGGTGGCCAAGCGTTACTTAACCTACAAGTTTCCCCAATATTATCAGCAACTTTCTGAAGCCAGTAAAGCTACACTTCAATTTCAGGGTGGCGTTATGACGGCAGCAGAAGCCGCCGAATTTGAGTTGAATGCTGATGCGGAGTTGATTATTAAATTAAGGCAGTGGGATGATATGGCTAAAGAAACCTCAATTCCGGTTAATAATATTGATCATATCAAGCAAAAGGCCATCAACCACTTAACTCATATCAAACGACAGTAAACAATTAATTTACTGTAACTAAACCGTGACATTGGTGTTAGTGAAAACAGATTTTTAACAAAAAAACTCCTCAACCTTAAACTATTCTTAACTTAAACTTGGTTTAATATTTATAAACAAAGTTTAGTATTGCTGCAATTAAACGAAATGTTAAATCAAACTAAATTTCAATTTTATGCAGCAATTCTACATCAAACTGAAGTTGCTGGTAACACTACTGTTACTGGCAGTTCTTCCCAACTTACTTTTTGCCCAAAGTAAGCAACAACTATCGGGTATCGTGCTCGACGGAGACAGGGCACCATTGCCTGGTGTTTCTGTGCTCGTTAAAGGTAGCACCAAAGGTGTAGCTACCGACATCGAAGGTAAGTTCATCATCAGCGCCAATCCTGGCGACGTCCTTGTGTTTAAATTTATTGGATCACAACAAAAAGAGGTTGAGGTTACAAATCAAAAAGTTATTGAGGTAACACTTTTAACAGATTCAAAAACATTAAATGAGGTTGTGGTAACCGCTCTGGGCGTAAAAAAAGAAGCCCGTACCATTGGATATTCGGTTCAGGAGGTTAATGGCGACGATTTAATTAAAGCCCGCGATCCTAATCCAATATCAGGCTTAACCGGTAAAGTGGCCGGTTTATCTGTAGCGCCAAATGCAGAGTTATTACGCTCACCAAATGTTTTATTACGCGGTAGCTCTATATCACTTTATGTAGTTGATGGTTTCCCTATCAACACAGATACTTTTGATATCAGCCCCGATGATATTGAAACTTACACCGTATTAAAAGGCCCAACCGCAGCTGCTTTGTATGGTAGCCGTGCCCAGGCCGGTGCTATTTTAATTACCACCAAAAAGGGAGACAAAAGTAAAAAAGGTTTCACGGTTAATGTAAACAGCAGCACTGTACTCAACAAAGGATTTTTAACGTTCCCCAGATTACAGGATAGCTACGGCCCTGGCGAAAGCACCTATTACAAATTTGTTGACGGAAAAGGTGGTGCACCAGGCGGTGTAGATGGTGATTATGATGTTTGGGGGCCCTACTTTAACGGCCAATTGATACCACAGTACGATAGCCCTGTTATTAGTGGTGTTAGGCAGGGTACGCCATGGGTTGCGCGCGGTGCCAATAACTTAGATCGTTTTTTGCAAACCGGGTATCAAACTAATAACAATATATCGTTAACAGCTAATGGTGATAATTATACTACAAGATTTTCCCTGTCTGATCAGCACCAGCAAAGCTACATCCCTAATAACTATTTAAACATAGTTAACTTTAATATGTATGCGAGCTTTAACCCAACATCGCGCATAAAAATTGAGGGTAACTTAGATTTTAACAGGCAGTATACCGACAATTTTCCGGATGTGGATTATGGCCCTAACAGTTTAATTTACAACATAGCGATATGGACAGGTGCCGATTGGGATATTAATGCGCCCGATATTAAAGGCGAATGGCAAACCGGTAAAACCAATATTCAGTCGGTATTTGCCGAATACCAACGTTACCATAACCCATGGTTTCAGGTAAACGAGTGGACTCGAGGCCATTACAAAACCAATACTACAGGTTACCTATCCGGTAATTACAAAATCAATAACAACCTTAACGCAACTTTACGCTCACAGGTTAATACTTATGATTTGTTACGTACCGAAAAAATGCCGTATTCGGCACACCCCTACGGTCGTGAAAACAATGAGGGTGACTACAGGGAAGACCGTAGAAACTTGTTTGATAACAATACGGAGTTGTTTCTGAACTATAACTACACCATTAAAAAGTTTTTAAATCTATCGGGATTAGTTGGTACCAACTTGCGTAATTTTTCATATTCGTCAAACTGGACCTCTACCGATTATTTGAATGTTCCGGCTGTATACTCATTCAGTAATTCAAAAAATCCGTTACAGGCGTCGAGCTTTAATGCGGGTTTATTAACCTTGAGCGAGTATTTATCGTTAGATGCCGGTTTTGGCCGATATGCTACCTTTTCATACACCATCAGAAACGAAAAGAGTTCGGCATTTCAAACAACAACATCTTACTCATACCCAAGCTACTCATTATCAACAGTATTAACCGATTATTTATCGATACCTAAAGCTATTTCATTTTTGAAATTGAGAGGTTCTTATGCAGAAGTTAGGGGTGCCGATTCACCTGCAACCATTGGCCCTGCACCTTTTAGCAATATTACGGCTTTGGGTGGTGGTGCAAACAAAAGCAATCCACTATTCTCTAATCCTTTAGATTATGGGCAGGCTTATGCCTCGCCATACAACGGCCCGGGTTACAGCTTATTATCATCCTACACAACATCTAAGCCTTATAACAACCAAGCTGCCGGTTATGGTTCTGATGCGCTTTATCAGCAAGGAATTGTAACGTCAGATCGTACAAACTACGAGGGTGGTTTCGATATTAAATTTTTAAATAATCGTTTAGGCTTTAGCGGTACAGCATTTAGATACATTGATGGTCCGCAGATATTACAAAACGCCATATCATCTGCTTCGGGCTATTCTACTTTATACCTTAACGCTTTAAAAACGCAAACAACAGGTTTAGAAGCAAGCCTAAGTGGCACGCCAATAAAAACTAAGAAAGGTTTTGGCTGGGATGTTGTTGTTAACTGGTCAACCAATAAAACGATTTATAAAGAACTGCCACCGGGCCAAACTTATTATTTAACAAATTACACTGTAAACGAAAGAATTGATGATTTGTATGGAACAGACTTTGTGAGATCGCCTACCGGAGCTATAATATTCGACGCTGCCGGTAAACCGATTACGCCAACCCGTCATGCTCAACTACTGGGCCATGCAGGAGCTGATTTTTCCTGGAGTTTAATCAATAAGTTCCACTATAAATCGTTAAGCTTAGGTTTCCAGTTTGATGGTTCTGTTGGTGGTGTTATTGCCGACTATATGTTTAACAAAACCGTTCGCGGTGGCCGTAACATTATTACAGCCGAAGGTGCTTTGGGAAATGCCCGTTACCAGGACTGGAAAAACTATATACCTAACGGTATTGCTGGTGCCAATCCAAGCTATAAAGGAAGTTACGTGGGCCAGGGGGTAGTGATATCAAATGGTGTAACACCAACGTTTGACCCTAATACAGGTGCCGTTACCAACTACTCGGCATTGCAATTTGCTACTAACACCACACCTGCGCTGGTACAGGATTATGTAAGTAAACCCGTAGTGCATTATCAGACTAAATTTATTTTAATGTGATTCATGTTCCTTTTAAAGATAAATTTGTTGAGGTATTGAATGGTGGTCAGGGCAGTTATTTTACTTAACGTCCTTGTCTTAAACCCCTCAAAAGTTTTGGCATAATTTCTTCTGATCATAAACTGATCGCACAGTTGCGAAAATAGCGTTTCAATCCTTTTCCTTGATTTTTTGAATAGGTATGGATACGGTTTGAATTTCTTTTGATTGTTTCTCATCGGGGTTTCCAATCTAATGTTTACAGATTCAAAAAGATTGACCTGTACCTCTGCGGACAAATAGCCTTTGTCTCCAAGTAGCACGCAATCAGTCATTTGTTGTTGTATATCTTTCAGGTAATGTATGTCATGTACGGAAGCAGGGCTTAGGTCAAAGTTCTCAAAAACACCATCTACTGAACAAACTGCATGCAGTTTGTATCCATAATACCTCGAACTTTGCGCAGCACAAAAACCATGGTTTGGAAAAGCGTATTCCTGTTCTTTGCAGATTTTACTTCTTGCTGCACGGGCATTTTTACATACCTCTAAAGGCATTGAATCGACAATGAAACAGTCCTGGACAGCGTTCAGTTTCTGAACAAGCTTTTTTCTCACCTCATTTATGTGCGGGAACAATTTTCTTTTTCTCTTATTGTAAACACTTCGTTCGATCAAGATATCAAGCGGGGTACCTTTCAGGTTTCTAAATAACTGATATTCAGAATCTATTCCACAATATTCAGCGGTCAAATTTAACGTAATTAACTCTAAATCAGACAGTCTTGGCCTTACTGGTTTGTAATAAAAGTCCTCTTTTATTGACAGTTTCCTAAACTCTTCTAAAATAAAAGTGTAATTTTGAATCAAGTTGTTCATGTTTGTAATTGATTGTCAGTCAATACAATATACCATTTATTGGCGAAATGAACAACTTTCTTTATAATGCACTACGGGTGTAAGTAAATATTACAACATTACATCAACCAATTTGGCCAGTAAAACTTTTGCCAAACTGCGCGAAGTAACCATAGGTTACGATTTGCCTAAAAAATGGTTATCAAAAATAGCTATCGAAAAATTATCAGTGTCGGCAGTAGGCCGTAACCTGCTTTATTTTTATGGCAATAGCATGTTTAAAGATGTGGACATGGATCAATACAATGGTAATTCAACAAGTACCGTACTGCAATCGCCAACGGTAAAAAGTTATGGCTTTAATGTAAACGTTACCTTTTAATTTATAATCAGTAAATAGTTATGAAAACGATATACAAAACATTTTTGGCCTTAGGCATTGTAACAATTACATCAACAAGCTGCCAAAAAAACTTTGATAAGCTAACGACGAATAACAACGTACCTACCGATGTCCCTGCGTCGTTACTTTTACAGGGCGTGGTTAACAGCCTACCCGACGGTCCGGATGGCCAATACGAAATATGGAGCCAGTATCATTTGTACAATTATGATTATTACGGTAATAACCGTTACGATTTTGGTGCAGGTACATTTAATTACACCACGTTAAAAAACGTAATTTTAATGGAGCAAGCGGCAGCAAAAGCGAATATCCCGTCGACAAAACCTTATAGTGCATTAGGTAAATTTTTTAGGGCCTACTTTTTTTCGAAAATGACCTTGCAAATGGGTGATATACCCATGACACAGGCTTTACAGGGACTTGATAACTTAACCCCTGCATATGACACCCAGAAAGCAGTATTTATACAAATTTTCAAGTGGCTGGAAGATGCAAATACCGACCTTACTACGCTCATTAACTCGGGTATTACAACGGTTGATGGTGACATATTTTTCACAAGCGGAGATTTAACCCAATGGAGAAAGGTAGTAAATGCTTTTAGATTAAGAATGCTGTTGGAGTTGAGCAAAAAAACATCGGATACCGATTTAAATGTTGCCGCACAATTTGCGTCAATAGTTAACAACCCAGCCAAGTATCCGTTGATGACTTCGTTAAGCGATAACTTACAATACGTGTTTCTTAATCCAACAAATTACTATCCTGAAACACCAAGCAACTTTGGGCAAAACGCAGGTCGTAAAAACATGAGCAGCACTTATGTAAGCTTGCTTACTGCATCAAAAGATCCGAGGGTGTTTATCACCGCAGATCCGGCACGTTACCTGGTTGATAACCAAGGGCAAAGCGCTACCGATTTTGCCTCTTTTGTTGGTGCCGACCCTGGTTTGGATTTAGGTATTATGTATAATAACGCCATACAGGGCCAATACTCATTTATTGGCCGCAAACGCTATTATTCAACATTTACCGGTGAGCCAAGCATACAAGTAGGTTACATGGAGCAAATGCTTAACATAGCCGAAGGCATTAACCGCGGTTGGGTTACCGGTAACGCCGAAGACTATTACATTAAAGGTAT includes:
- a CDS encoding helix-turn-helix domain-containing protein: MEEDILLQISNKIKERRREKNITVQELAVKANVSKGLISQIENSRTIPSLIVLIDIIRSLDIDLNEFFKDIHSRSGNTPIIIRRKEEYEYFEKEDAYGFHYQRIFTQYIKHSTVDFVLLELDTDASRPFVETQAFEFKYFLSGEIAYHFSNETIMFKAGDSMLFDGRIPHTPQNIGTVKAIMLVIYFFEENKV
- a CDS encoding phosphonate degradation HD-domain oxygenase; translation: MTLHATAIVNHVFALYELHGDDDYIGEPVSQLEHMSQAAALAEAEGFEDEVILAAFFHDIGHLCAAGGETLSMDGFGNVDHEKIGADYLRKQGFSERVAALVESHVVAKRYLTYKFPQYYQQLSEASKATLQFQGGVMTAAEAAEFELNADAELIIKLRQWDDMAKETSIPVNNIDHIKQKAINHLTHIKRQ
- a CDS encoding DUF3857 domain-containing protein, whose protein sequence is MRYFYTILFFLPMLCYGQQSNYDVNLIPKELLAHASAVIRNDETIVDVRDVRSVVTHYKKAITVLNKNGDEKARLVVEHDKIDQIKYIKGTVYDDAGRLIGKIAERDFEDQNAADGFSLFNGDMIKHYKPAIATYPYTIEYDCERNSKQSLFLNDWHTGQSIGTSVMHSSYKLTCKPDFNIRYKEFNYPGKVVTTEAQGFQTYTWAIDNLKALRYEPFSPDEDKLITSVKMAPEKFFYDGVSGSFTNWNEYGKWIYDKLLKDRRQLPPETIQHIKDLTANVTDSKQKAKLIYEYMQQKTRYISVQIGIGGYQPFSATDVDQSSYGDCKALVNYTQSLLSVAGIESYYILVKSGNFKASALPDFASMNQFDHVILCLPFKNDTTWLECTEKHIPFGYLGDFTDDRNVVACTPEGGKLLHTPVYKTNDNKKTRKATFILSPSGELSGEMTTKFEGTLYDERDELVNESYSDQVKALKEIYPIENLDIKGLELKQDKAIKPVTTETIKLSARDYMAQNGTRFFITPNTASRNIKPVKDILNRANPVYVNRGYRDEDEIIYTLPAGFKVSTINMAVNIDKPFGRYTVSTKVEGNKLIYKRLLQLNDGTYSKDVYPDMVDFYQSIYDTDNATLTMEKM
- a CDS encoding IS982 family transposase, with amino-acid sequence MNNLIQNYTFILEEFRKLSIKEDFYYKPVRPRLSDLELITLNLTAEYCGIDSEYQLFRNLKGTPLDILIERSVYNKRKRKLFPHINEVRKKLVQKLNAVQDCFIVDSMPLEVCKNARAARSKICKEQEYAFPNHGFCAAQSSRYYGYKLHAVCSVDGVFENFDLSPASVHDIHYLKDIQQQMTDCVLLGDKGYLSAEVQVNLFESVNIRLETPMRNNQKKFKPYPYLFKKSRKRIETLFSQLCDQFMIRRNYAKTFEGFKTRTLSKITALTTIQYLNKFIFKRNMNHIKINLV
- a CDS encoding C40 family peptidase, with amino-acid sequence MNIKSCRYFIILGFAAVIGLTGCHSRKAVLKGNPGEMVKADKSIAAKYSVIMGVDKGSISNGRLYAFIDEWLNTPYRFGGQDKSGIDCSGFVQLLQRQVYGLALPRVTSQQVGVIKRKYEDQLQEGDLVFWDYDGKKFSHVGVYLQNDYVVHASTSKGVIIIKLHDPYTYKYFSRCGSVIASATTPQ
- a CDS encoding SusD/RagB family nutrient-binding outer membrane lipoprotein, producing the protein MKTIYKTFLALGIVTITSTSCQKNFDKLTTNNNVPTDVPASLLLQGVVNSLPDGPDGQYEIWSQYHLYNYDYYGNNRYDFGAGTFNYTTLKNVILMEQAAAKANIPSTKPYSALGKFFRAYFFSKMTLQMGDIPMTQALQGLDNLTPAYDTQKAVFIQIFKWLEDANTDLTTLINSGITTVDGDIFFTSGDLTQWRKVVNAFRLRMLLELSKKTSDTDLNVAAQFASIVNNPAKYPLMTSLSDNLQYVFLNPTNYYPETPSNFGQNAGRKNMSSTYVSLLTASKDPRVFITADPARYLVDNQGQSATDFASFVGADPGLDLGIMYNNAIQGQYSFIGRKRYYSTFTGEPSIQVGYMEQMLNIAEGINRGWVTGNAEDYYIKGIQASFQWYNIPVTGTFTASFYRPGSTNPALASNYDNYTITTNWDTFYNQPAVKYAGGTTGLTQILQQKYLAGFRHNGLESYYTYRRTAVPNFTTGTGTGNSGHIALRFQYPSSERTANTANYNAAVSSQYGTTDDINGTMWILK
- a CDS encoding carboxypeptidase-like regulatory domain-containing protein encodes the protein MQQFYIKLKLLVTLLLLAVLPNLLFAQSKQQLSGIVLDGDRAPLPGVSVLVKGSTKGVATDIEGKFIISANPGDVLVFKFIGSQQKEVEVTNQKVIEVTLLTDSKTLNEVVVTALGVKKEARTIGYSVQEVNGDDLIKARDPNPISGLTGKVAGLSVAPNAELLRSPNVLLRGSSISLYVVDGFPINTDTFDISPDDIETYTVLKGPTAAALYGSRAQAGAILITTKKGDKSKKGFTVNVNSSTVLNKGFLTFPRLQDSYGPGESTYYKFVDGKGGAPGGVDGDYDVWGPYFNGQLIPQYDSPVISGVRQGTPWVARGANNLDRFLQTGYQTNNNISLTANGDNYTTRFSLSDQHQQSYIPNNYLNIVNFNMYASFNPTSRIKIEGNLDFNRQYTDNFPDVDYGPNSLIYNIAIWTGADWDINAPDIKGEWQTGKTNIQSVFAEYQRYHNPWFQVNEWTRGHYKTNTTGYLSGNYKINNNLNATLRSQVNTYDLLRTEKMPYSAHPYGRENNEGDYREDRRNLFDNNTELFLNYNYTIKKFLNLSGLVGTNLRNFSYSSNWTSTDYLNVPAVYSFSNSKNPLQASSFNAGLLTLSEYLSLDAGFGRYATFSYTIRNEKSSAFQTTTSYSYPSYSLSTVLTDYLSIPKAISFLKLRGSYAEVRGADSPATIGPAPFSNITALGGGANKSNPLFSNPLDYGQAYASPYNGPGYSLLSSYTTSKPYNNQAAGYGSDALYQQGIVTSDRTNYEGGFDIKFLNNRLGFSGTAFRYIDGPQILQNAISSASGYSTLYLNALKTQTTGLEASLSGTPIKTKKGFGWDVVVNWSTNKTIYKELPPGQTYYLTNYTVNERIDDLYGTDFVRSPTGAIIFDAAGKPITPTRHAQLLGHAGADFSWSLINKFHYKSLSLGFQFDGSVGGVIADYMFNKTVRGGRNIITAEGALGNARYQDWKNYIPNGIAGANPSYKGSYVGQGVVISNGVTPTFDPNTGAVTNYSALQFATNTTPALVQDYVSKPVVHYQTKFILM